In the genome of Roseofilum reptotaenium CS-1145, the window ATCCAGAAACACAGCTATGGTATATACTGATTCAACCCATTACTCAAGGACCGAAGGAAAGTTTAGCACAAACTGACATCAGGCGAGTTATTGAAGCTCTTAGTGCTATGGTACAACAACCTGACTGTCCTGAAGATACTTATCGAGAAGCGCTTGAATTTATCGAGAAAATTGGGAAAGGTAATTCCCAAGCGATCGCAGCGTTAATTCACCTTCTAAAGAACACTAAGAATGAATCTATTGGTAGAGATATAGCCCTGACTTTAGAGAAAATTGACCCAGGTAATTCCCAAGCGATCGCAGCGTTAATTCACCTTCTCAAGAATACTAAGGATGAATCTATTGGTAGAGATATAGCCCTGACTTTAGGGAAAATTGACCCGGGTAATTCCCAAGCGATCGCAGCTTTAATGGAAGTCCTCCAACAAAGTGAAGATGAAGAAATCTGTGGGTTGGCAGCTTACAGTTTAGGGCAAATCGCACCAAGCAATGCTGAGGCGATCGCGGCTCTAGTCCAAGTTCTCCGGCAAACTGAATCTAAATACATTCGTTGCCAAGCGGCTAGGGGTTTAGGGTTAATCGTGCCAGGTAATATTGAGGCGATCGCAGCTTTAGTCGAAATTCTCAAAGATACTGAGTATGGAGATAAGCGTTGGCAAGCGGTAGATGCTTTAATGGAAATTGCACTAGGCAATTCCCAGGCGATTGCATTATTAGTCCAACTTTTCAGGGAGACTGACGATGAATATATCCGTTGGCAAACGGCTGAGAGTTTAAAATGGATTGCAGAAGACGATGCTGAGGCGATCGCGGCTCTAGTTCAGCTTATCGGGGAGACTGATGATGAATATACCCGTTGGCAAACGGCGGAGAGTTTAAGGGTAATCGATCCGGGAAATCCCCAAGTCATCCCTACCCTAGTGCAACTTCTCAGACAAACTGAAGATTATGAGGTATGTTGCCTAGCGATCGAGAGTTTAGAGTACATCGAACAAGATAATGCGGAAGCGATCGCAGCCTTAATCCAAGTTCTCAAAGACACTGATAATGAAGAAATTCGTCGTCCAGTGGCTGCATGTTTAGGTAAAATCGGATATGGCAATACTGAGGCGATCGCCGCTCTCGTGCAACTTTTTCGGGACATTGAAGATACATATAGCTATTGGCAGACGGTGAACAGCTTGAGTAAAATCGCGCAAGGGAATGTACAGGCGATCGCCAATTTAGCCCAAGTTATTAGGAATACTGAAAATCAATATACTCGTTTTCTACTGGCTCAAACTTTAGCAGAAATCGACCCAGGTAATACTGAAGCGATCGCGGCTTTAGTCGGAGTTGTCAGGGAAACGGAGAGCGAAGAGACTCGTTGCCAAGCAGCTAGAAGTTTAGGCAAAATTGACCCAGGCAATCCCCTGGTAATTCCAGCATTAATCCAAGTTATCAAAAATACCAAGGATGATTATACCCGTGGAGCAGCGGCTAAAAGTTTAGTCGAAATGGGACAGGGCAATCATGAAGCGATCGCTACTTCAATCCAATTCATTGTAGATACCGAAACTTCATATCTTCATAAGTACCCGCCCGAATATTTAGGCAAAATGCTTGTGACGAATCAACAACGGCAAAGTGTCGTCTCAGCACTCCAACAGCACCTCAACACTGACAATGAAAATAAGCTTGCCCTTTTCCAAGCCTGCTATCAACTCCTCTGGAACATTGCCCAAGACTTGCCCTACGCCGACTTCTATCGTGTTTGGAATCAGGTTTAGCTGTACTAAAATAGTCTAATTAATTTACTGCCCGAATAAAGCCTAATCCCAGACTCGGCGCAAATTCAAGACAAAATTGGGTAAAACTTCTTCACCGGATAATTCAGTTGGATTGGACAAAACTTCGACCTCTAAACCGACTCGATAAATTTCCACCGTTCGATTTTGAAGATCGATTAACCAACCTAATCTTGCTCCATTTTCCATATATTCTTGCATTTTCTCTTGCAGTGATTTTAGGGTATCCGACTTTGAACGCAATTCCACCACAAAATCGGGGCAAATATTGGCGAATGTTCCCTTTTGCTCATCCGTCAGTGAATCCCAGCGCTCTTGACTTATCCAAGCAGCATCGGGAGAGAGATTTGCGCCATTGGGTAAAATGAATCCGGTAGAAGAGTCAAATGCTTCTCCTTGCTGATTATCTTCATACCAACGACCCAATTGTACAATAATGCTGAAATTACGTTTTCCGGTTTCCCAACCTGTGGGTGGATTCACAATCAATTCTCCTGTTGCAGTTCTTTCTAGTCGTAAGTCTCGATTACTGGCAGCTAGAGCTTCAAATTGTTCTTGCGTGACATAGAGCTTGAGGGTTGTCGGTAATGTCAGCAAGAGCGTTTCGGTTTCGGGTTTTACTGGTGTCTGTACCATGTTTACCTCAAAATGCTATAGAGCTATTTTAGGCGATCGTTTGAACCCGATCGATCTTGGTCATAATCGCTCGATAAATTGTCTCTAATTCCTTTGTCAGCTTTTCTTGACTCTATCAAAAAGATATCAAATGGGTTTTATAAGCCCTTCTGGGTCAGTGCTAGAGACCAAACGTTCAACTTAGTCATATTGTCTATATCTACTTATAGTCCAGTGAAATGTAGCTTATCCTCATGATCTTCCATGATTTTTTGTAAGATTTAACATAATTCCTGAAAATCGGAATCATTGCATTCAAAATTGATTTTAATTGCTTCATGATTTATATCTATGTTAGGCTCTTCTCTTAAGTCATCAAGATAAATTATAAATTGATTTCGATTTAAGTAAATCGCTTTAAATCCTCCATATTCTGCCCAAGATTGATCGTCTAATTCAATATGAATATGTTTTAAATCTGGAAAGATATCTTCTATTATTTCAAAATATCTTTCTATTGAAAAATAGTGACTCTCTTGATGGTTAGGACTTTTTTTCATCTACAAATAGAGCATAAGGAACATTTTGATTGAAGTCACAAGAATTAGAATCAAATTGAAATAACATTAGTTTGCTGTTGTCTTTCACCAATTAATTTTTACTCTATTATATAAAAAATATATAATCATAGCCTTTCTCTATTGTATAAGGTATGTCCCTCACCTTGAAAAGTCTCTTTCGTAGTAAAGGGAGCTGAAGCTAAATCCCCATTACCACCTCAAAGCGCTATAATGGTAGATTGGGCTAGTCCAGATTCTCAAGGCAGCGTTATTCACCCTCATTGAACAGAAGCAATGAAAAATCAGCAACAACGGTTTGATTACGTCAAAATTGGTATCGCTTCTCCTGACCGGATTCGGCAATGGGGAGAGCGAACCCTTCCCAATGGGTCAGTCGTTGGGGAAGTGACCAAACCGGAAACCATCAACTATCGTACTCTCAAACCCGAAATGGATGGCCTCTTCTGCGAGCGGATTTTTGGGCCAGCTAAAGATTGGGAATGCCATTGTGGAAAGTATAAACGAGTTCGTCATCGGGGGATTGTTTGCGAGCGTTGCGGCGTAGAAGTGACCGAATCGAGAGTCCGTCGCCATCGCATGGGTCATATTCAATTAGCCGCTCCAGTTGCCCATGTGTGGTACTTAAAAGGTATACCCAGCTATATGGCCATTCTGCTGGATATGCCCCTGCGGGATGTGGAACAAATTGTGTATTTTAATGCCTATGTGGTTCTCGATCCCGGAAATACCCCAGAGGTCGCTAAGACCAATGAAGAAATTCCCTCCCTCAGTTATAAACAACTGCTCAATGAAGACCAGTGGATGGATATTGAAGACCAATTGTATTCTGAAGATTCAGAATTAATTGGTGTAGAAGTGGGCATTGGTGCAGAGGCCATTGAGCGCTTACTAGCCGATTTGGAATTGGAAACCGTAGCGGAACAACTGCGCGAAGATATCCTCAATTCTAAAGGGCAAAAACGGGCGAAGTTAATTAAACGTTTGCGGGTCATTGATAACTTTATTGCCACCGGTTCTAAGCCGGAATGGATGATTTTGAGTATGCTGCCGGTGATTCCGCCCGATTTGCGCCCGATGGTGCAGTTGGATGGAGGACGGTTTGCCACCAGCGATTTAAACGATCTGTATCGCCGGGTGATTAACCGCAATAACCGATTAGCTCGACTGCAAGAAATTTTAGCCCCGGAGATTATTGTCCGTAATGAAAAGCGGATGTTACAAGAAGCCGTGGATGCTCTGATTGATAATGGTCGGCGCGGTCGCACGGTGGTGGGAGCGAATAACCGGCCGTTGAAATCTTTGTCGGACATTATTGAAGGAAAACAGGGACGTTTCCGGCAAAACTTGTTAGGAAAACGGGTGGATTATTCCGGTCGTTCTGTAATTGTTGTGGGGCCAAAGCTGCAAATTTACCAATGTGGCTTACCCAAGGAAATGGCGATCGAATTGTTCCAACCGTTTGTCATTCATCGCTTAATTCGCCAAGGATTGGTCAATAATATTAAGGCGGCGAAAAAGCTGATTCAACGGAACGATCCTAGTGTTTGGGATGTTTTAGAAGAGGTGATTGAAGGTCACCCAGTTTTGCTGAACCGCGCTCCAACGTTGCACCGGTTGGGGATTCAAGCCTTTGAACCGATGCTTGTGGAAGGGCGAGCCATTCAGTTGCATCCGTTAGTTTGTCCGGCGTTTAACGCAGACTTTGATGGAGACCAAATGGCGGTGCATGTGCCGTTGTCGTTGGAGTCCCAATCTGAGGCACGGTTGTTGATGTTAGCGTCGAATAATGTGATGTCTCCAGCGACGGGGCGGCCCATTATTACGCCATCTCAGGATATGGTGTTAGGATGTTACTATTTAACGGCGGAAAATCCTTGGGCGCAGAAAGGGGGCGATCGCTTTTTTGCTTCTTTAGAAGATGCCATTCGTGCCTACGATCAAGCCCAAGTAGACCTACATGCCTATATCTGGGTTCGTTATGATGGTGAAGTGGAATCTCCAGAAAAAGATGATGAAATCGTTTCTGAAGAGAAGCTTGAAGACGGAACAGTAAACCGTATTTACCGCTATCGACGAGTACGAGAAACAGCCGAAGGTGAGCAGATTTGCCAGTATATTCGCACAACACCGGGTCGGATTATCTTTAATAAGACGATTCATGATTCTATCCTCACGGCTTAGTCTCCTAGTCGTTGGCTATCTAATTGAGGTAGGGTGCATTAGCGAAAGCGCAAGGCACCCTACTCTATTTTTTGTTAAACTAACCTGGATAGACCAAGTATGAAATATTCGGAGAAATTCCTGTGTTAGATGAACAGGCAAAGAAAACCCTGTTAAGAAAAATCCCCCATGGCTTGTATATCTGTGGGGTAAAAGATGGGGAAGAAGTGAATGGTTTTACGGCGAGTTGGGTAATGCAAGCCTCTTTTACCCCTCCTTTGGTGGTCAATTGTGTGAATACTAAGTCTCAATCCCATGCCATGATTCAATCGAGTGGGGTATTTGCTTTAAGTATTCTGGAAGCGGGACAAAAGGATTTAGCCCAGCAATTTTTTAAGCCTCAACGCCGAGTCGGGAATAAGTTTGAATCAGTGGACTTTTATCTGGGTGAAACCGGATGTCCGATCATTACCGATACCTTAGGATATGTGGAATGCCAGGTTGTGGGAGTGGTAGAAAAAGGCGATCATACAGTATTCGTGGGGGAAGTGATTGCCGCAGGAATTCACCGGGAAGGTGAGCCACTCTTACTCGAAAGTACAGGTTGGAATTATGGCGGTTAGCTGAATAACGATAATCACGATAAAAATTGGGAGGTTGATTTAACTTATGCCATTAATCAAAATTCAAACATCTGTTCCAATTCCAGAGAAGATTGCAGTTACAGGTTTGCTGCAAATACTTTCAGCTAAATTAGCCCAACACTTGGGGAAACCCGAATCTTATGTCATGACTGCTTTTGACGCTGATGTGCCGATGACATTTGGGGGAACCTCAGATCCGGTATGCTACATTGAGGTGAAGAATATTGGCGGGATGAGTCCTGCTCAAACCCAGAGTATGAGTCAGGATTTTTGCGAAGCGATCGCTGAAAGCTTAGGAGTACCCCCCAATCGTACCTACATTGAGTTTGCAGGTGCTGAGGGTAGTATGTGGGGTTGGAATGGTGGGACATTTTAAGGGTTCATCATAGCATCGCCCCTGTATAATTATCACGAATGGGGATAGGTTAGCCCATAAGGTTGGTGGGTTCACCTCCCCCCAAACTTGGATCAGAATCAGGGACATCAGCTCATTTGTAGGATCTACCGTTATCTATGGATAGATTAATCGTTGTTTGACTTCTAGAGCTATGAAGCGATTTTCTCCCCTCGATCCAGTTTTAAGCCGTTTTTTGTCTAAAATGCCCACCCATATTGCGGTAACCTTTAGTGAGGAGCAACTCGAGGAGATTAGGAAGCAATTGGGCGATCGCCAATGGCAGGTACATCCATTCGATCTGCGTCTATCTTTCCCTATTTTTAATCGCTGGTTCTATCTTGTCATTCTAGCTGGACGGGAGCGCCGACACCATCAACGCTCAGGTCAACAGTCAAATTTAAATCAAGGGGAATGGGGTATCCCCTTAAATTTAAAAACGATCAGTAATTTGTTAGCTTGTGTCACTTTTATTTTAATTCTGATTCCCGCCCTATTCGGACTCTCCTATCTGTATGCTTCTGTTGAATCAGAAAACAATCAAGCTCCGAGCGCAATTGAAGAAAGTATCGATCGCATTCTCAGTGATTGGGGACTGTGATCAATTAAATATTAAAAATGATTGCTAGTCAAACAATCAGGGTTTCAATCCCATTCCCTATTCCCTCGCGCGAAGCGCTATACTCGGTTGCGAGGCTCTCCTTTCAGGAATGCCTCGATATTTTTGTGAACTTCTGTGATTAACCGTTCTCTAGATTCGTGGGAAATCCAAGCGATATGAGGGGTAATCAAAAGTCTATCTTTATTTTGGATATGAAAGAGGGGATTATCTTCTTGCGGAGGTTCTGTTTCCAAAACATCCAAACCTGCGGCAGCAATTTCTCCAAGATCTAGGGCTGATGCTAAGGCTGCTTCGTTGACAATTCCACCACGACTGAGATTGAGCAAAATTGCCTCAGAAGACATCATTTTAAGTTGGGCTTCATCAATTAGATTAGCCGTTTTTTCATTTAATGGTGCATGAATAGAAACGATATGGGACTGTTGCAGAAGTTGATCTAAATCGATGCATTTAAAGGGTTGCTCTCGGTTTTTACCACTGGTAGAGAAATAGGAAACTTGACAGCCAAAAGCTTGAGCAATATCGGCTATTTTTCTGCCGATGGCTCCCATAC includes:
- a CDS encoding D-2-hydroxyacid dehydrogenase, with translation MKSPKIVILDAATIGDVNLSRLEQFGTLEVFATTQLEEVAARIQGAEIVITNKVPINRSILESTHTLKLICVAATGYNIIDIQCAAEQGIIVTNAVGYSTNSVVAHTFSMLFYLSHHSRYFDDYTRSKKWCESPTFNHLGESFYELSGKHWGIIGMGAIGRKIADIAQAFGCQVSYFSTSGKNREQPFKCIDLDQLLQQSHIVSIHAPLNEKTANLIDEAQLKMMSSEAILLNLSRGGIVNEAALASALDLGEIAAAGLDVLETEPPQEDNPLFHIQNKDRLLITPHIAWISHESRERLITEVHKNIEAFLKGEPRNRV
- a CDS encoding flavin reductase family protein encodes the protein MLDEQAKKTLLRKIPHGLYICGVKDGEEVNGFTASWVMQASFTPPLVVNCVNTKSQSHAMIQSSGVFALSILEAGQKDLAQQFFKPQRRVGNKFESVDFYLGETGCPIITDTLGYVECQVVGVVEKGDHTVFVGEVIAAGIHREGEPLLLESTGWNYGG
- a CDS encoding phenylpyruvate tautomerase MIF-related protein — encoded protein: MPLIKIQTSVPIPEKIAVTGLLQILSAKLAQHLGKPESYVMTAFDADVPMTFGGTSDPVCYIEVKNIGGMSPAQTQSMSQDFCEAIAESLGVPPNRTYIEFAGAEGSMWGWNGGTF
- a CDS encoding DNA-directed RNA polymerase subunit gamma; the encoded protein is MKNQQQRFDYVKIGIASPDRIRQWGERTLPNGSVVGEVTKPETINYRTLKPEMDGLFCERIFGPAKDWECHCGKYKRVRHRGIVCERCGVEVTESRVRRHRMGHIQLAAPVAHVWYLKGIPSYMAILLDMPLRDVEQIVYFNAYVVLDPGNTPEVAKTNEEIPSLSYKQLLNEDQWMDIEDQLYSEDSELIGVEVGIGAEAIERLLADLELETVAEQLREDILNSKGQKRAKLIKRLRVIDNFIATGSKPEWMILSMLPVIPPDLRPMVQLDGGRFATSDLNDLYRRVINRNNRLARLQEILAPEIIVRNEKRMLQEAVDALIDNGRRGRTVVGANNRPLKSLSDIIEGKQGRFRQNLLGKRVDYSGRSVIVVGPKLQIYQCGLPKEMAIELFQPFVIHRLIRQGLVNNIKAAKKLIQRNDPSVWDVLEEVIEGHPVLLNRAPTLHRLGIQAFEPMLVEGRAIQLHPLVCPAFNADFDGDQMAVHVPLSLESQSEARLLMLASNNVMSPATGRPIITPSQDMVLGCYYLTAENPWAQKGGDRFFASLEDAIRAYDQAQVDLHAYIWVRYDGEVESPEKDDEIVSEEKLEDGTVNRIYRYRRVRETAEGEQICQYIRTTPGRIIFNKTIHDSILTA
- a CDS encoding Uma2 family endonuclease, whose protein sequence is MVQTPVKPETETLLLTLPTTLKLYVTQEQFEALAASNRDLRLERTATGELIVNPPTGWETGKRNFSIIVQLGRWYEDNQQGEAFDSSTGFILPNGANLSPDAAWISQERWDSLTDEQKGTFANICPDFVVELRSKSDTLKSLQEKMQEYMENGARLGWLIDLQNRTVEIYRVGLEVEVLSNPTELSGEEVLPNFVLNLRRVWD
- a CDS encoding HEAT repeat domain-containing protein, whose product is MTPEDLASEQVEPLISASAIADWHFFIPADHCPEQPSSQPYRIFESRWREVILLWLGREDVEDEKKEEFIEALVNFEDGCDDFYRERAYFLAAVGIREFKVCTLADEIIQQVVNRGFADFDPETQLWYILIQPITQGPKESLAQTDIRRVIEALSAMVQQPDCPEDTYREALEFIEKIGKGNSQAIAALIHLLKNTKNESIGRDIALTLEKIDPGNSQAIAALIHLLKNTKDESIGRDIALTLGKIDPGNSQAIAALMEVLQQSEDEEICGLAAYSLGQIAPSNAEAIAALVQVLRQTESKYIRCQAARGLGLIVPGNIEAIAALVEILKDTEYGDKRWQAVDALMEIALGNSQAIALLVQLFRETDDEYIRWQTAESLKWIAEDDAEAIAALVQLIGETDDEYTRWQTAESLRVIDPGNPQVIPTLVQLLRQTEDYEVCCLAIESLEYIEQDNAEAIAALIQVLKDTDNEEIRRPVAACLGKIGYGNTEAIAALVQLFRDIEDTYSYWQTVNSLSKIAQGNVQAIANLAQVIRNTENQYTRFLLAQTLAEIDPGNTEAIAALVGVVRETESEETRCQAARSLGKIDPGNPLVIPALIQVIKNTKDDYTRGAAAKSLVEMGQGNHEAIATSIQFIVDTETSYLHKYPPEYLGKMLVTNQQRQSVVSALQQHLNTDNENKLALFQACYQLLWNIAQDLPYADFYRVWNQV